In Paenibacillus sp. FSL R7-0345, a single window of DNA contains:
- the scpB gene encoding SMC-Scp complex subunit ScpB, which produces MDYKTLKSIIEGLLFLSGDEGLSARQIADITEQRPDLASRALEELKDDYVTQERGLQVVQIAGNYRLATLPDHAPYFERLAYSPARSSLSQAALETLAIVAYRQPITRVEIEEIRGVKSERAIQTLNNKDLIHEVGRAEAVGRPILYGTTKSFLDSFGLASLKELPEPSSFDTSEGLEEETQLLFNKLDSQMSFDDVNADVEQ; this is translated from the coding sequence GTGGACTACAAAACGCTGAAATCAATTATTGAGGGTCTGCTGTTCCTGTCCGGGGATGAGGGGCTGTCCGCCCGGCAAATTGCCGATATCACCGAGCAGCGCCCGGACTTGGCCTCCAGAGCACTGGAGGAACTCAAAGACGACTATGTGACTCAGGAGCGCGGTCTGCAGGTGGTGCAGATTGCCGGGAATTACCGGCTGGCAACTCTGCCGGATCATGCCCCGTATTTCGAGCGCCTGGCTTATTCGCCGGCACGGTCTTCCCTGTCCCAGGCGGCGCTGGAGACACTGGCCATAGTGGCTTACCGTCAGCCGATTACCCGGGTGGAGATCGAGGAAATCCGCGGCGTGAAGTCGGAACGGGCGATCCAGACGCTGAACAACAAGGATCTGATCCATGAGGTCGGGCGGGCAGAGGCTGTAGGCCGGCCTATTCTGTACGGAACGACCAAATCCTTTCTGGACAGCTTCGGGCTGGCCAGCCTGAAGGAGCTGCCGGAACCGTCGAGCTTTGATACCTCTGAGGGTCTGGAAGAAGAGACACAGCTGCTGTTCAACAAGCTGGACAGCCAGATGTCGTTCGATGATGTTAACGCTGATGTCGAGCAATAG
- the ribD gene encoding bifunctional diaminohydroxyphosphoribosylaminopyrimidine deaminase/5-amino-6-(5-phosphoribosylamino)uracil reductase RibD has translation MDILNDEFYMSLALDMAERAQGQTGINPVVGCVVVKDGAVIGLGTHLQRGTGHAEVHALNMAAGKAQGSTAYVTLEPCSHYGKTPPCSQRLIDEGVARVVVACEDPNPQVAGRGFEMLREAGIEVEVGLLRSRALRLNERFIKYILTKQPFVTLKSASTLDGKLATRTGDSKWISNGQAREIVHTLRHRHQGIMVGVGTVIADNPSLTTRLEVPGLHPVRIVIDSSLRTPLDANVVADGQAPTVIVTTAAADPARKAALEDAGVTVVISGDGPRVDLKVAMVKLGEMEISSILLEGGGTLNGSMLESGLVDRVVLFYAPKIVGGGAEAPGTFDFPGVALMKEAITLEGLEVEVLGDNVCISGTPVR, from the coding sequence ATGGATATTTTAAATGACGAGTTCTACATGTCGCTTGCGCTGGACATGGCGGAAAGAGCACAGGGACAGACAGGTATTAACCCGGTTGTCGGCTGTGTAGTTGTAAAGGACGGGGCTGTGATCGGCCTGGGTACACATCTGCAGCGCGGTACGGGACACGCTGAAGTGCACGCATTAAATATGGCTGCAGGCAAGGCACAGGGGAGCACCGCTTATGTCACACTGGAGCCGTGCAGCCATTACGGCAAGACGCCGCCCTGCAGCCAGCGGCTGATTGACGAAGGGGTTGCCCGGGTAGTTGTTGCCTGTGAGGACCCTAACCCGCAGGTGGCGGGACGGGGCTTTGAGATGCTGCGGGAAGCGGGAATCGAGGTTGAGGTCGGGCTGCTCAGAAGCCGTGCCTTGCGGCTCAATGAACGGTTCATCAAGTATATTTTGACCAAGCAGCCGTTTGTAACCCTGAAGAGTGCAAGCACGCTGGATGGCAAGCTGGCTACCAGAACCGGGGACAGCAAATGGATCTCAAACGGACAGGCACGGGAAATTGTACATACGCTGCGGCACCGCCATCAGGGGATTATGGTAGGGGTAGGCACAGTAATCGCCGATAATCCTTCACTGACTACACGCCTGGAGGTTCCGGGGCTTCATCCGGTGCGCATCGTTATTGACTCCAGCCTGCGTACCCCGCTTGATGCAAATGTTGTTGCCGACGGACAGGCGCCGACGGTAATCGTGACGACAGCAGCAGCTGATCCAGCCCGGAAAGCGGCACTGGAAGATGCTGGCGTTACGGTTGTAATCAGCGGAGACGGGCCGCGCGTAGACCTCAAGGTGGCGATGGTCAAGCTCGGCGAAATGGAGATCAGCTCCATTCTGCTTGAAGGCGGCGGGACGTTGAACGGCTCAATGCTGGAGAGCGGACTGGTGGACCGGGTGGTTCTGTTCTATGCGCCGAAGATTGTCGGCGGCGGAGCCGAAGCTCCTGGGACCTTTGATTTCCCGGGCGTGGCCCTGATGAAGGAGGCAATCACGCTCGAGGGATTGGAAGTTGAAGTGCTCGGGGATAATGTCTGTATCAGCGGAACCCCGGTGCGCTAG
- the ribE gene encoding riboflavin synthase, whose product MFTGLIEEIGVLRGVSSGGEMMVLNIGASLIMSDLKIGDSVAVNGVCLTATTISEHSFTVDVMPQTYRNSNLKELRSGSRMNLERAMAAGGRFGGHIVQGHVDGTGEIRSVKRDQNAVVFEITPDRESLFKYIIPKGSITLDGISLTVVGTSSSAFTVSIIPHTLGETVLAHKRPGDSINIECDVLGKYVDHLLHYRGADNKEEESSSRISHDFLAANGFV is encoded by the coding sequence ATGTTCACCGGATTGATTGAGGAGATCGGGGTACTGCGGGGCGTCAGCAGCGGAGGAGAGATGATGGTACTGAATATCGGGGCTTCGCTGATTATGAGTGATCTGAAGATCGGCGACAGTGTAGCGGTCAATGGCGTCTGCCTGACTGCGACTACGATCAGTGAGCATTCTTTTACCGTGGATGTCATGCCGCAAACCTACCGTAACAGTAACCTGAAGGAGCTGCGCAGCGGAAGCCGGATGAATCTGGAACGGGCGATGGCGGCCGGCGGCCGTTTTGGCGGGCATATCGTCCAGGGACATGTGGATGGGACAGGTGAGATCCGCAGCGTGAAGCGTGACCAGAATGCCGTGGTTTTCGAGATTACACCGGACCGGGAATCACTGTTCAAATACATCATTCCCAAAGGCTCCATAACGCTTGACGGCATCAGTCTTACTGTAGTGGGCACCTCGTCCTCGGCCTTCACCGTATCCATCATTCCCCATACACTGGGGGAAACGGTGCTTGCCCATAAGCGGCCTGGTGACAGCATCAATATTGAATGTGATGTGCTGGGCAAATATGTCGATCATCTCCTGCACTACAGGGGAGCGGATAATAAGGAAGAAGAGAGCAGCTCCCGGATCAGCCATGATTTTTTGGCGGCCAACGGGTTTGTATAA
- a CDS encoding segregation/condensation protein A yields MTVLYKLETFEGPLDLLLHLIDKAEIDIQDIPVSEITEQYMEYLHSMQELELDITSEFLVMAATLLSIKSKLLLPKPPVIEIEDFDYYEDDGYDPRAELVERLIEYRKIKSIAVQLMDMESERSLIFTKEPEDLGPFVPANLDHTLKGLHTSDLIAAFRKALSKAAKRTSYQRITRDEISVKDRIRDVSEALMRKGIGGRLRFSALLHESMDRHEIVTTFLAILELMKMKAIFCYQENLFEDIVMEWRGGEDFGGLQNAEINY; encoded by the coding sequence GTGACTGTATTGTACAAGCTGGAGACGTTCGAAGGTCCGCTCGATCTGCTCTTACATTTAATTGACAAGGCGGAAATCGACATCCAGGACATTCCGGTCAGCGAGATCACCGAGCAGTATATGGAATATCTGCACAGCATGCAGGAGCTTGAGCTGGACATCACCAGTGAATTTCTCGTTATGGCGGCAACGCTGCTGTCGATCAAGAGCAAGCTGCTGCTGCCGAAGCCTCCGGTGATTGAAATTGAAGATTTCGATTACTACGAGGATGACGGATATGACCCGCGTGCAGAGCTGGTGGAGCGGCTGATCGAATACCGCAAAATCAAAAGCATTGCCGTGCAGCTCATGGATATGGAGAGCGAGCGCAGCCTGATTTTTACAAAAGAGCCTGAGGATCTGGGCCCCTTTGTGCCCGCCAATCTTGATCATACGCTCAAAGGCCTGCATACCTCGGATCTTATAGCCGCTTTCCGCAAGGCGCTCAGCAAGGCTGCCAAAAGAACATCCTACCAGCGGATTACCCGTGATGAAATTTCGGTCAAAGACCGGATCCGCGATGTGTCGGAGGCGTTGATGCGCAAAGGAATAGGCGGCCGGCTGCGTTTTTCAGCCCTGCTGCATGAGAGTATGGACCGGCATGAGATCGTAACGACCTTCCTGGCGATTCTGGAGCTGATGAAGATGAAGGCGATTTTCTGCTACCAGGAAAATCTGTTTGAAGACATTGTAATGGAGTGGAGAGGAGGAGAGGACTTCGGTGGACTACAAAACGCTGAAATCAATTATTGA
- a CDS encoding bifunctional 3,4-dihydroxy-2-butanone-4-phosphate synthase/GTP cyclohydrolase II encodes MSEHSKQDSVLDRIEDAIYDLMRGKVVIVVDDEDRENEGDFVALAERATPEVINFMITEGRGLVCVPITAERAEELDLQPMVTHNTDNHGTAFTVSVDHASTTTGISAGERSLTIKALMDPDAKPADFRKPGHMFPLIAKKGGVLRRSGHTEAAVDLARMCGSYPAGVICEVVKVDGTMARLPDLVEIAKKHDLKLISIQDLIHYRNEKEQLVTREVSVNLPTDFGIFQTIAYTNEVDDKEHVALVKGDISGDEPVLVRVHSECLTGDVFHSHRCDCGPQFEAALRQIEEAGRGVLLYMRQEGRGIGLINKLRAYKLQEEGLDTVDANLRLGFPADLRDYGIGAQILKDLGVRQIKLLTNNPRKIKGLEGYGLEVVERVPIQMPENKDNTGYLHTKQAKLGHLLSFDNIEQNEDSKA; translated from the coding sequence ATGAGCGAGCACAGCAAGCAGGACAGCGTGTTGGACCGGATTGAAGATGCCATCTATGATCTGATGCGCGGCAAGGTTGTCATTGTAGTCGATGACGAGGACCGGGAGAACGAAGGCGATTTCGTCGCCCTGGCCGAACGGGCCACACCGGAGGTTATTAATTTTATGATTACGGAAGGCCGTGGTCTGGTCTGTGTGCCGATTACGGCAGAGCGTGCGGAAGAGCTGGATCTGCAGCCGATGGTTACCCATAATACCGATAACCACGGTACAGCCTTTACGGTTTCGGTTGACCATGCCAGTACGACCACCGGTATTTCTGCAGGCGAGCGTTCTCTGACGATCAAAGCCTTGATGGACCCGGATGCCAAGCCGGCGGATTTCCGCAAACCCGGCCATATGTTCCCGCTGATCGCCAAAAAAGGCGGCGTACTGCGCCGCTCCGGCCATACCGAGGCTGCTGTCGATCTGGCCCGCATGTGCGGCTCCTATCCGGCCGGCGTGATCTGCGAAGTCGTCAAGGTGGACGGCACGATGGCCCGTCTGCCCGATCTCGTGGAAATCGCCAAGAAGCATGATCTCAAGCTGATCAGTATCCAGGATCTGATCCATTACCGCAATGAGAAGGAGCAGCTGGTCACCCGTGAAGTATCCGTCAATCTGCCGACCGATTTCGGCATCTTCCAGACCATTGCTTACACAAATGAAGTGGATGACAAGGAGCATGTCGCTCTGGTAAAAGGAGACATCTCCGGTGATGAGCCGGTGCTCGTGCGTGTCCATTCCGAATGCCTGACCGGCGATGTCTTTCATTCGCACCGCTGCGACTGCGGCCCGCAGTTCGAGGCAGCGCTGCGCCAGATCGAGGAGGCAGGCCGGGGTGTGCTGCTGTATATGCGCCAGGAGGGCAGAGGCATCGGGCTGATTAACAAGCTGCGTGCCTATAAGCTGCAGGAAGAGGGATTGGATACAGTGGATGCCAACCTGAGGCTCGGCTTCCCGGCTGATCTGCGGGATTACGGCATCGGTGCGCAGATTCTGAAGGACCTGGGTGTCCGCCAGATCAAGCTGTTGACCAACAATCCGCGCAAAATCAAAGGGCTCGAAGGCTACGGCCTTGAGGTGGTTGAGCGTGTGCCGATCCAGATGCCGGAGAACAAAGATAACACCGGCTATCTGCATACCAAGCAGGCCAAGCTCGGCCACCTGCTGTCTTTTGACAATATTGAACAGAATGAAGATTCCAAAGCTTAA
- a CDS encoding helix-turn-helix transcriptional regulator, with protein sequence MTNKQAIGDKIKALRLSKGLTQSELAGEDMTKSMLSQIENGRALPSMRSLQILAERLGVDAGYFLEDDQSAELATMARDIEVQFKQKNYKAVIARVQPLLDGKLPVTVDAARLMEFYVAACYYTGSAGGEEAVARAAEIYERFGLFVESAKVQYLTYALLFTQGRYKESLELIRSVREKYRSKKVGNNFLFELDLHYAESVTLSALGDYNGSKEAAQAAVALSREENVFYLTDHLYRVLSNLALMSGDLDGAKQNLEKARLYVELSENEESVQLLRLAEIRLANAEQRYEEALELGSSFHVTGDRYLSSRNLTAGIALYHLQRDDEALAALSRVTLTDDVHHPLDRAAVFTSYAYKARIYARAGKMEEARQQSQIAYERVQHYPPSVYCTFIRDTYRELHQQ encoded by the coding sequence ATGACGAATAAGCAGGCGATCGGGGATAAGATAAAAGCGCTGCGTCTATCCAAAGGGCTTACACAGAGCGAGCTGGCCGGAGAAGATATGACCAAAAGCATGCTCAGCCAGATTGAAAACGGCCGGGCACTGCCCTCCATGCGCAGTCTGCAGATTTTGGCCGAACGCCTTGGGGTGGATGCCGGCTACTTCCTGGAGGATGACCAGAGCGCAGAGCTGGCCACAATGGCGCGTGATATCGAAGTACAGTTCAAGCAGAAAAATTATAAGGCAGTTATCGCCAGGGTGCAGCCGCTGCTGGACGGAAAGCTGCCGGTAACCGTTGATGCCGCCCGGCTGATGGAGTTCTATGTGGCTGCCTGTTACTATACCGGGAGTGCCGGAGGAGAAGAAGCGGTTGCCCGGGCGGCAGAAATATACGAGCGCTTCGGCTTATTTGTGGAGAGCGCCAAAGTACAATATCTGACGTATGCACTGCTGTTCACGCAGGGAAGGTACAAGGAAAGCCTTGAGCTGATCCGGAGTGTACGGGAAAAGTATAGGAGCAAAAAGGTAGGCAACAACTTTCTGTTCGAGCTCGACCTCCATTATGCAGAGAGTGTGACTTTGTCCGCCCTCGGTGATTACAACGGAAGTAAGGAAGCTGCCCAGGCAGCTGTTGCATTATCCCGCGAGGAAAACGTCTTTTATTTGACAGACCACCTGTACCGGGTGTTATCCAATCTTGCCCTCATGTCGGGAGACCTGGACGGGGCGAAGCAGAATCTGGAGAAGGCGCGGCTGTATGTGGAGCTGTCGGAGAATGAAGAGTCTGTACAGCTGCTCAGACTGGCTGAGATCAGGCTGGCGAATGCGGAGCAGCGGTATGAAGAGGCGCTTGAGCTGGGCAGCAGCTTCCACGTTACGGGGGACCGTTATTTATCAAGCCGTAACTTAACGGCGGGCATAGCGCTGTATCATCTGCAACGTGATGATGAGGCGCTGGCGGCATTGTCCAGGGTGACACTGACTGATGACGTCCACCATCCGCTGGACCGGGCGGCCGTATTCACTTCTTATGCCTATAAAGCCAGAATCTATGCCAGGGCGGGGAAGATGGAGGAAGCACGCCAGCAGTCGCAGATCGCTTACGAGCGTGTGCAGCATTATCCGCCCTCCGTCTATTGCACGTTCATCCGCGATACTTACCGTGAGCTGCATCAGCAGTAG
- a CDS encoding MFS transporter: protein MVKLRSLWANPGNRNMLLFFTAKLASILGSGMFTFVVCLYILKVTGSGSSFAVTMVCGMLPRIILAPFAGVMADRMNRRRLLICSDLAAVVSLLLAYLAVSLNGVTLTPVYVTLVLLSVCSTFYSIAVSSSLLQLVEPDSLQRAGSLNQIAGSIGNLLAPVLGGMLYAVIPLKLFLLLNAAGFAVSTLMSIGLKFNSAADPADPAEQQQPQHPARTRPQVWAEFRSSLAEGMSYAFKKPVIRSVLVIVFWVNFFVVALNVVLPYAVVQTLSLGSGQYGTINAMLAAGMLAMSLLLTVRRQGSSPTGSLIRGLFMLGLLFLALAVPLILDLSRTGAYVYLMVMLFMVGCTVMNINIPVQVYLQQSVEPAYLGRVFAVAETASGAIAPLGMVLYGVLVDRVPSFLLLAASGMSILLVTLLGSRNLKQGTRREEQQMLEAGVQLRP from the coding sequence ATGGTTAAACTAAGAAGCTTATGGGCTAATCCAGGCAACCGTAATATGCTGCTGTTCTTCACAGCCAAACTAGCTTCAATCCTCGGCTCCGGCATGTTTACGTTTGTAGTCTGCTTATACATTCTGAAAGTGACAGGCTCCGGAAGCAGCTTCGCGGTTACGATGGTCTGCGGAATGCTGCCCCGGATTATACTGGCCCCTTTTGCCGGGGTGATGGCCGACCGGATGAACCGCCGCAGGCTGCTGATCTGTTCTGATCTTGCCGCTGTAGTGTCACTGCTGCTTGCGTATCTGGCCGTCTCGCTGAACGGCGTTACCCTGACGCCTGTTTATGTCACCCTCGTTCTGCTGTCTGTATGCTCCACCTTTTACAGCATCGCCGTCTCCTCTTCCCTGCTCCAGCTTGTAGAGCCTGACTCCCTCCAGCGGGCGGGTTCACTTAATCAGATTGCCGGCTCCATCGGCAATTTGCTCGCCCCTGTGCTCGGCGGCATGCTTTATGCGGTGATCCCGCTAAAGCTGTTCCTGCTGCTGAATGCTGCAGGCTTTGCTGTCTCCACCCTCATGAGCATCGGTCTCAAGTTCAATTCGGCGGCTGACCCGGCTGATCCCGCCGAGCAGCAACAACCGCAGCATCCCGCCCGCACTAGACCTCAGGTGTGGGCAGAGTTCCGCAGCAGTCTTGCCGAAGGCATGTCTTACGCGTTTAAGAAGCCCGTTATCCGCTCTGTCCTCGTTATTGTTTTCTGGGTTAATTTTTTCGTCGTCGCCTTAAATGTAGTGCTTCCATATGCCGTTGTGCAGACCCTCTCCCTCGGCTCCGGACAATACGGCACCATTAACGCGATGCTCGCTGCCGGCATGCTGGCGATGTCTCTGCTGCTGACCGTCCGCCGGCAGGGCAGCAGTCCAACCGGCTCGCTGATCCGCGGACTTTTCATGCTCGGACTGCTTTTCCTTGCCCTGGCCGTGCCGCTGATTCTGGATTTGAGCCGCACCGGGGCTTATGTTTATCTGATGGTCATGCTGTTTATGGTCGGCTGCACAGTGATGAATATTAACATACCTGTGCAGGTGTATCTGCAGCAGAGTGTTGAACCGGCATATCTCGGAAGAGTGTTCGCAGTGGCGGAAACAGCTTCAGGTGCGATTGCACCATTAGGAATGGTCCTCTATGGTGTGCTTGTGGACCGGGTTCCCTCCTTCCTGCTGCTGGCGGCTTCCGGCATGTCGATCCTGCTGGTCACTCTGCTTGGCTCCAGAAATTTAAAGCAGGGCACCCGGCGGGAAGAACAGCAGATGCTCGAAGCAGGGGTACAGCTTCGTCCCTAA
- the ribE gene encoding 6,7-dimethyl-8-ribityllumazine synthase translates to MPNYFEGHLVSEGLRYGVVVGRFNEFITSKLLSGALDAFKRHGVADDEVDVAWVPGVFEIPLICQKMAESGKYDAVIALGTVIRGSTTHYDYVCNEVAKGVAAINLKTGVPTIFGVVTTENIEQAIERSGTKAGNKGWDAATSAIEMANLNKLFK, encoded by the coding sequence ATGCCGAATTATTTTGAAGGACATTTAGTATCTGAAGGATTGCGTTATGGTGTCGTGGTAGGACGTTTCAATGAATTTATTACGAGCAAGCTGCTGTCCGGCGCACTTGACGCGTTCAAACGCCATGGTGTTGCTGATGATGAGGTGGATGTGGCCTGGGTTCCAGGCGTATTTGAAATCCCGCTGATCTGCCAAAAGATGGCCGAAAGCGGCAAATATGATGCTGTAATCGCCCTGGGTACGGTTATCCGCGGATCAACAACGCATTATGACTATGTATGCAACGAAGTAGCCAAGGGTGTAGCTGCCATCAACCTCAAGACAGGCGTGCCGACGATCTTTGGTGTGGTAACTACCGAAAATATCGAGCAGGCAATTGAGCGCTCCGGAACCAAAGCCGGCAATAAGGGCTGGGATGCAGCTACCTCGGCGATCGAGATGGCTAACCTGAACAAGCTGTTTAAGTAA
- the mscL gene encoding large conductance mechanosensitive channel protein MscL, with product MWKEFKSFAIKGNVLDLAVAVVIGSAFGKIVSSLVADIIMPLVGLLSGGIDLGKLTFTYLDAEVKYGIFLQSVVDFFIISFSIFMVVKVANRFKHKETVKVEVVETPAPDPEIALLTEIRDLLKVNKQGEV from the coding sequence ATGTGGAAGGAATTTAAAAGCTTTGCGATCAAGGGGAACGTGCTGGATCTGGCAGTTGCCGTAGTCATCGGGTCAGCATTCGGCAAAATCGTCTCTTCGCTGGTTGCCGACATTATTATGCCTCTTGTGGGTTTACTTAGCGGAGGGATAGATCTGGGAAAACTGACCTTTACCTATCTCGATGCCGAGGTGAAATACGGGATATTCCTGCAGAGTGTAGTGGATTTCTTTATTATTTCGTTCTCGATTTTTATGGTGGTCAAAGTGGCCAACCGCTTCAAGCATAAGGAGACGGTAAAAGTTGAGGTTGTAGAGACTCCGGCACCTGATCCTGAAATTGCCCTGCTGACGGAAATCCGCGATCTGCTGAAAGTGAATAAGCAAGGTGAGGTATAG
- a CDS encoding ATP-binding protein produces MLAAFIIILLFWGASMLLWLNPSRSFWGVKLIRWVINNIGSLPVVLIIGLPLYTFFFLKLTRNTMSYLRNISTGVQHIAGGNLSYRIAVTGTEELGTLADNINKMAGKLKSAMDEERAAAKAKDELITGVSHDLRTPLTSVLGFLEYVEKDRYADEIELRYYVNIAYDKSLTIKKLIDDLFEYTRITSSGLPLRQEPVNLGNLLEQLAEEFVPVLEAAGMSYSIRIDPGPLVIQGDADELVRLYENLFTNAVRYGKEGKQLDISVFSRQDQVVAVYTNYGPPIPAEDLPHLFKRFYRVDKSRSRKTGGSGLGLAIAKSIAELHGGVITVKSSRKQTEFETSFPQSKP; encoded by the coding sequence GTGCTGGCTGCATTCATCATTATCCTCCTGTTCTGGGGGGCTTCCATGCTGCTGTGGCTCAATCCCTCCCGCTCCTTCTGGGGGGTCAAGCTGATCCGCTGGGTGATTAACAATATCGGCTCCCTTCCCGTTGTGCTGATTATCGGCCTCCCGCTCTACACTTTCTTCTTCCTGAAGCTGACCAGAAACACAATGAGCTATCTGCGCAATATATCAACCGGCGTGCAGCATATCGCGGGCGGCAATCTTTCGTACCGGATCGCCGTCACAGGCACAGAGGAGCTCGGAACACTCGCCGATAACATCAACAAGATGGCCGGAAAGCTCAAGTCAGCAATGGATGAGGAACGGGCGGCAGCCAAAGCCAAGGATGAGCTGATCACCGGCGTATCGCATGACCTGCGGACACCGCTGACCTCTGTGCTGGGTTTTCTCGAATATGTCGAAAAAGACCGCTATGCCGATGAAATTGAGCTGCGCTATTATGTCAACATCGCTTATGATAAATCGCTGACGATCAAAAAGCTGATCGACGATCTGTTCGAGTATACCCGCATCACCTCAAGCGGCCTGCCTCTCCGCCAGGAGCCGGTCAATCTAGGCAACCTGCTCGAACAGCTTGCCGAGGAATTTGTCCCTGTACTTGAAGCAGCGGGCATGAGCTACAGCATCCGGATAGATCCTGGTCCGCTGGTCATTCAGGGGGATGCCGATGAGCTGGTCCGGCTGTATGAGAATCTGTTCACCAACGCGGTGCGTTACGGAAAAGAAGGCAAGCAGCTCGATATCTCCGTCTTCAGCAGGCAGGATCAGGTCGTAGCTGTCTACACCAACTACGGGCCGCCAATCCCGGCTGAGGATCTCCCCCATCTGTTCAAACGCTTCTACCGGGTGGATAAATCCCGCTCACGGAAGACTGGCGGCAGCGGACTCGGCCTGGCGATTGCCAAGAGCATTGCCGAGCTGCACGGCGGGGTTATTACCGTTAAAAGCTCACGTAAACAAACGGAGTTTGAAACAAGCTTTCCGCAAAGCAAACCGTAA